One Brassica oleracea var. oleracea cultivar TO1000 chromosome C7, BOL, whole genome shotgun sequence genomic window carries:
- the LOC106302591 gene encoding uncharacterized protein LOC106302591 yields MGVNREATVEDAVKSVGRRRRHCSRLLKEVESDLVIVAEKLRNGMEDLNKWRRRSGFKQNFSTFETWSLLRPIFESCSWYKGVWFPQATPKYAFVTWLAVRDRLATMDRIAKWRQGIDETCVLYKNVPETRTHLFFECSYSSQIWEYLTKGLLREDYTTAWSEIESMITDGRMEEEVLSQIYISGYNSCSMERKE; encoded by the coding sequence ATGGGGGTCAACAGGGAAGCCACAGTGGAGGACGCAGTTAAAAGTGTAGGTCGGAGGAGGAGACATTGTTCTCGGCTGCTAAAGGAGGTTGAGTCTGATCTAGTTATTGTCGCGGAGAAGCTGAGGAATGGAATGGAAGACTTAAATAAGTGGAGAAGAAGATCAGGGTTTAAGCAGAACTTCTCTACTTTTGAAACCTGGTCACTTTTGAGACCGATATTTGAGAGTTGCAGCTGGTATAAAGGTGTATGGTTTCCTCAGGCAACTCCTAAATATGCTTTTGTGACCTGGCTAGCTGTGAGGGATAGACTGGCTACTATGGATAGAATTGCTAAGTGGAGACAGGGGATTGATGAGACATGTGTACTCTACAAAAATGTGCCTGAAACTAGAACCCATTTATTCTTTGAGTGCTCCTACTCTTCTCAGATTTGGGAGTATCTCACCAAGGGACTGCTTCGTGAAGACTACACTACGGCCTGGTCTGAGATTGAGTCCATGATTACGGATGGTAGAATGGAAGAAGAGGTTCTGTCTCAGATATATATTTCAGGCTACAATTCATGCTCTATGGAGAGAAAGGAATAA